One window of Cohnella hashimotonis genomic DNA carries:
- a CDS encoding PLP-dependent transferase, producing the protein MKIESRLAQIGSQEDPATGAVSFPVYQATAFRHPKLGQSTGFDYARTKSPTRAVLEEAAAQLESGDRGFACSSGMAALQTIFALFKQGDHLIVSLDLYGGTYRLLEKIMSRFGVTASYVDTNDLDALESLRTPATRAVLIETPTNPLMMITDIAAVASWAKVHGLLTIVDNTLLTPYLQRPIELGADIVIHSATKYLGGHNDVLAGLIVTKGQALSDEMAFLHNSIGAVLGPQDSWLLMRGMKTLALRMERHEFNSVKLAEWLDEHPAVASVYHPALPAHPGHEIQKRQASGSTGIFSFRMKDARTIEPILRHLRLIAFAESLGGVESLLTYPAVQTHADIPEEIRRKVGVDDRLLRFSVGIEHIDDLIGDLGQAIEAATAEIGGERA; encoded by the coding sequence ATGAAAATCGAAAGCCGTCTTGCCCAAATCGGTTCGCAGGAGGATCCGGCTACCGGCGCCGTGAGCTTCCCGGTTTACCAAGCGACCGCATTCCGCCATCCCAAGCTCGGTCAGAGCACGGGCTTCGACTACGCCCGCACGAAGAGTCCGACGAGAGCCGTGCTCGAAGAAGCGGCCGCGCAGCTCGAGAGCGGAGACCGAGGCTTCGCCTGCAGCTCGGGCATGGCCGCGCTCCAGACGATCTTCGCCCTCTTTAAGCAAGGCGATCACTTGATCGTCTCGCTCGACTTATACGGCGGCACCTACCGGCTGCTGGAAAAAATCATGTCCCGCTTCGGCGTGACGGCATCGTATGTGGACACGAACGATCTGGACGCGCTCGAATCGCTGCGTACGCCGGCTACCCGCGCTGTCCTGATCGAGACGCCGACCAACCCGCTTATGATGATTACGGACATCGCCGCGGTCGCTTCCTGGGCCAAGGTGCATGGGCTGCTGACGATCGTCGACAACACACTGCTCACGCCGTACCTCCAGCGGCCGATCGAGCTCGGCGCCGATATCGTCATCCATAGCGCTACCAAGTACTTGGGCGGTCACAACGACGTGCTGGCTGGACTGATCGTGACGAAGGGGCAAGCCTTGTCCGACGAAATGGCGTTTCTGCACAACTCGATCGGCGCGGTGCTCGGGCCGCAGGATTCGTGGCTGCTGATGCGGGGCATGAAGACGCTGGCGCTGCGGATGGAGAGGCACGAGTTCAATTCCGTCAAGCTGGCGGAGTGGCTGGACGAGCACCCGGCCGTGGCGTCGGTATACCACCCCGCGCTGCCGGCGCATCCGGGTCACGAGATTCAAAAACGACAGGCATCGGGCAGCACGGGCATCTTCTCCTTCCGCATGAAGGACGCCCGCACGATCGAGCCCATTTTACGCCATTTGCGCCTGATCGCGTTCGCGGAGAGCCTTGGCGGCGTCGAGTCGCTGCTGACCTATCCGGCAGTGCAGACGCACGCGGACATTCCCGAGGAGATCCGCCGTAAGGTTGGCGTGGACGACCGCCTGCTGCGCTTTTCCGTCGGCATCGAGCATATCGACGATCTGATCGGCGAT